The following nucleotide sequence is from Vanrija pseudolonga chromosome 4, complete sequence.
GCCGTCTGATTGCGCGCAAGAAGACGCGGGAGAGCACTCGCATCACGCAGGCGACTCCGTTCGGCCTGCCAatgccggcgtcgctggaCACCAAGTCAGAGGTGGGTGAAGGGACCAAGCAGCAGCTACTGACTCGCAGTTCTCActcagcgacgaggaagacttCTGGGCCATCATCGCAGCAAGGGAAGCGCAGGCGACCGAGGCACGCCGCAAGGCGtccaccgcggcgtcgacagaAGAGGTGTACGTGGCTGTCGCTCCACCcgcggccacctcgccctcgtctgacgcgctcgacatGGAGGGCGTGGAGGCAGCAGTAGTTCTTTAATACATTCGGCGTGTACATGGTATGAGGTCATGGCGATGTCATATGAGTCTCTTGTGAGCGGTGCATGGTGTCGTCACTCGCTCTTGGTCTTGGCCTTCTCAGCCATGTTGGCgaagagggcggcggcgggcgtgtcggcgcccttgtcctcctcgaggcggaggatGAGGAGACGCAGGGCGCGGATGAGGCATGGCGCGAGCACAGCCCCTCCAACAGCGAAGATGAGTatggcggcgatggtgcTCGCTGCCGTGGCGGGAAGCACGCCGAAGacgagcggctcgaggacgaggtggaaCCTCGTGTGGAacggccacggcgcgtcCGTGTCAGGCTCGGAGTCCGTATCGGCCGAGTTGTAGTTGAACAAGCCGATATCCGCCCAGCTAGTCCACGAGTCGGAGCTGGCGATGgacgccttgtcgtcggcgtcggcggcgccgtcgctctCGTTGTCGGTAGTGCTGCGGCGGAACAAGCCACGGAAGCGGGCCAGCAGGGGATGCGGCATGCGGGGgctgagcgccgccgcctcaatATGCAGAAGCACACCACCCGTCGCGCTGGGGTGGATATGCGCCGCgaagcgcgtcggcgactgGCGTCAGTGTAAGCTGCCATCGCGTCAACTCACACTGCCGGGCCATGACAGCCGCGCGGTCCAGCTCTGGcccttgtcctcgaggtTGAGGGCGACCCACAGCTCTGGCTGAGCGTCGGATACGCTCAGCTCTGTCTGGCGCTGCGTTACCGAGAGGCTGGGTGGGGTCAGCTCTGCGCGTGGTCGGCGGCActcacgacgccgtcgctgccccgCGAGGCGGGGTCACGATCTTGCCTGTTAGCGGGAGGCGGAAGTTGACAATCTCGGTGTCGGCCGCtgcgagcagcgcgagcgcgaggagcgagaggagcagcagccacggcctcattgtggtggtgtgtgggaGGCCGGGTGCTCGCGGGCGAAGAGGGCGATTTATACAACAACAAGGAGTGCCCGCCCTCTGAACTTTCGACGTCAACATTTCGCAAAGTCCAACACATCTCGCCTTTCGTCATTGTCCTTTCTTTGCCTTGTTTTCGCTTCTCAACGCCCCAACTTCCCCGCAACACGATGGACGCCAAATCCCTCCTGCGCGCCCGCAAGGCGactgcgcgcgtcgagcacccGCATGCGAGCTACACGGCCGCAGGGCAGCTGCGGTGCGCCATCTGCGCCGTGCCCGGTGGGTCAAGAGCCCCTTCGACAACCGGCTAACACCCCCAGTGAACCAGTGGGACGCACACCTGCTTACCAAGCAGCACCGGCAGAGTGCAGCGCGCGAGAAGGCACAGGCTGagaaggcggccaaggcgaagCGGCGGtccgaggcggagcgggaAGAGGGCGCGAAGCGCGCCAAGGTGGAGCAAGagggcgacagcgacgacgacgacgcggggccATCACTCCCTGCTGGCTTCTTCTCGGCGGGGAACAAGCCTTCCGTgggagaagaggaggacgcAGCGGGACCTacgccaccaccggcgcccgcggcgccaaaACCgaccggcgacgccgagctggacgactTCCTCGCGAGCCTCaacgatgatgacgatgacgcgCCTGCACCTGCGCAGCCGgccgcaccagcagcagcggcagctccAGCACGGCG
It contains:
- the ZNF830 gene encoding Zinc finger protein, which codes for MDAKSLLRARKATARVEHPHASYTAAGQLRCAICAVPVNQWDAHLLTKQHRQSAAREKAQAEKAAKAKRRSEAEREEGAKRAKVEQEGDSDDDDAGPSLPAGFFSAGNKPSVGEEEDAAGPTPPPAPAAPKPTGDAELDDFLASLNDDDDDAPAPAQPAAPAAAAAPARRKGLAYKKTEEAPGVASYAAAPVLLANGAANEDAAEPEPEEPEESEAEKRARLEREEREEIVARLEDEQRAQEDADSRVVALKARMEALKKRRAAGAGKKA